The Neovison vison isolate M4711 chromosome 13, ASM_NN_V1, whole genome shotgun sequence genome includes a region encoding these proteins:
- the SLC51B gene encoding organic solute transporter subunit beta isoform X1, translating into MGYLVMLSALFPAIFRALLRVRKLGGQEGSQGAQRPKDFVVRNGSHPGAGDMDHSEGVIQAPAGTTVPQELLEEMLWFFRVEDASPWNYSIFALVGVVGVISFILLGRSIQAKRNQKLLGKNKPEKQTPEVQDVAEAETREENKLNTLRETLLSENHNLGQVEIELQERVASLVLLPEPQESET; encoded by the exons ATGGGCTATCTGGTCATGCTCTCTGCTTTGTTTCCAGCGATCTTCAGGGCTTTGCTCAGAGTCCGGAAATTAGGGGGCCAGGAGGGCAGCCAGGGAGCCCAGAGACCTAAGGATTTTGTTGTCAGAAACGGATCCCATCCAGGAGCAGGGGACATGGACCACAGCGAGGGGGTCATCCAAGCCCCAGCCGGTACCACGGTGCCTCAGGAACTGCTGGAAGAAATGCTTTGGTTCTTCCGGGTAGAAGATG CCTCTCCTTGGAATTACTCCATCTTTGCACTGGTGGGCGTGGTGGGCGTGATAAGTTTCATCCTCCTGGGAAGGAGCATCCAGGCAAAGAG AAATCAAAAGCTCCTGgggaaaaacaaaccagaaaaacaaactcCAGAAGTCCAAGACGTGGCTGAGGCTGAAACCAGAGAGGAGAATAAGCTGAACACCCTAAGAGAGACTTTGCTCTCAGAAAATCACAATTTAGGCCAGGTGGAAATTGAGTTACAAGAGAGAGTTGCGTCACTGGTTCTCCTTCCAGAACCACAGGAATCGGAGACCTAG
- the SLC51B gene encoding organic solute transporter subunit beta isoform X2 translates to MDHSEGVIQAPAGTTVPQELLEEMLWFFRVEDASPWNYSIFALVGVVGVISFILLGRSIQAKRNQKLLGKNKPEKQTPEVQDVAEAETREENKLNTLRETLLSENHNLGQVEIELQERVASLVLLPEPQESET, encoded by the exons ATGGACCACAGCGAGGGGGTCATCCAAGCCCCAGCCGGTACCACGGTGCCTCAGGAACTGCTGGAAGAAATGCTTTGGTTCTTCCGGGTAGAAGATG CCTCTCCTTGGAATTACTCCATCTTTGCACTGGTGGGCGTGGTGGGCGTGATAAGTTTCATCCTCCTGGGAAGGAGCATCCAGGCAAAGAG AAATCAAAAGCTCCTGgggaaaaacaaaccagaaaaacaaactcCAGAAGTCCAAGACGTGGCTGAGGCTGAAACCAGAGAGGAGAATAAGCTGAACACCCTAAGAGAGACTTTGCTCTCAGAAAATCACAATTTAGGCCAGGTGGAAATTGAGTTACAAGAGAGAGTTGCGTCACTGGTTCTCCTTCCAGAACCACAGGAATCGGAGACCTAG
- the RASL12 gene encoding ras-like protein family member 12, translating to MSSVFGKPRAGSGPQSAPLEVNLAILGRRGAGKSALTVKFLTRRFISEYDPNLEDTYSSEETVDHQPVHLRVMDTADPDTPRNCERYLNWAHAFLVVYSMDSRQSFEDSSSYLELLALHAKETQRSSPALLLGNKLDMAQYRQVTKAEGAALAGKFGCLFFEVSACLDFEHVQHVFHEAVREARRELEKHSLARPLFISEERALPHQAPLTARHGLASCTFNTLSTVSLKEMPAVAQAKLVTVKSSRAQSKRKAPTLTLLKGFKIF from the exons TGGCCATTCTGGGACGTCGAGGGGCCGGCAAGTCCG CTCTGACTGTGAAGTTTCTGACCAGGAGGTTTATCAGCGAATATGACCCCAACTTGG AGGACACCTACAGCTCCGAGGAGACAGTAGACCACCAGCCTGTCCACCTGAGGGTCATGGATACTGCAGACCCG GACACCCCCAGAAACTGTGAGCGCTACCTGAACTGGGCCCACGCCTTCCTCGTGGTGTACAGCATGGACAGCCGCCAGAGTTTCGAGGACAGCAGCAGCTACCTGGAGCTGCTTGCTCTGCATGCCAAGGAGACACAACGCAGCTCCCCAGCCCTGTTGCTGGGCAACAAGCTGGACATGGCCCAGTATAG gCAGGTCACCAAGGCAGAGGGCGCAGCCTTGGCAGGCAAGTTCGGGTGCCTGTTTTTCGAGGTCTCAGCCTGTCTGGACTTTGAGCACGTGCAACATGTCTTCCATGAGGCTGTGCGGGAGGCACGGCGGGAGCTGGAGAAGCATTCCCTGGCCCGGCCCCTTTTCATCTCCGAGGAGAGGGCCCTGCCCCACCAGGCCCCTCTCACCGCCCGGCATGGGCTGGCCAGCTGTACCTTCAACACGCTTTCCACCGTCAGTCTGAAGGAGATGCCTGCTGTGGCCCAGGCCAAGCTGGTCACTGTGAAGTCATCCCGAGCCCAGAGTAAGCGCAAGGCGCCCACCCTGACCCTCCTGAAGGGCTTCAAGATCTTCTGA